The Spirochaetota bacterium genome contains a region encoding:
- a CDS encoding pyridoxal phosphate-dependent aminotransferase has protein sequence MTVSARIRESMERSSWIRRMFEEGIRLKAEFGAENVFDFSLGNPDLPPPAGFAAAVKDLIAQDTRGAHGYMPNAGFPDAREAIAKRVSKDQGVQIVGSHLIASCGAAGGLNVVLKTILDPGDEVVVVKPYFAEYGFYIDNHGGKMVLAASNEDFSLNMDAIKKALGPKTRAILINSPNNPTGRVYGEDEIRALSGLVLDHMKTAGRAVYLIADEPYREIVYDGVKVPPLMAHCSQAIVVSSYSKTLSIPGERIGYIAVHPGIADAESLLNGLVFCTRILGYVNAPALMQRAVARLTGVSVDVETYKKRRDLLVGGLKSAGYAYARPDGAFYIFAKSPIADDVEFVRHLQKSNVLVVPGVGFGGPGYFRIAYCVAEDVIRRALPKFREAMDTIKK, from the coding sequence ATGACGGTCTCTGCCAGGATAAGGGAATCGATGGAACGGTCCTCCTGGATACGCAGGATGTTCGAGGAGGGCATACGGCTTAAGGCGGAATTCGGGGCGGAGAACGTCTTCGATTTCAGCCTGGGCAACCCCGATCTTCCGCCGCCTGCCGGGTTTGCGGCCGCGGTTAAAGACCTCATCGCCCAGGACACCAGGGGCGCGCACGGCTACATGCCCAACGCGGGTTTTCCCGACGCGCGCGAGGCGATCGCGAAGCGCGTCTCGAAGGACCAGGGGGTGCAGATCGTGGGCTCGCATCTTATCGCGAGCTGCGGTGCCGCGGGGGGCCTTAACGTGGTTCTTAAAACGATCCTCGACCCGGGCGACGAGGTCGTGGTGGTCAAGCCCTACTTCGCGGAATACGGCTTCTATATCGATAATCACGGCGGGAAGATGGTGCTTGCCGCCTCGAACGAAGATTTTTCCCTTAACATGGACGCGATAAAAAAGGCGCTTGGGCCGAAGACGCGCGCCATACTCATCAATTCACCCAACAATCCCACCGGCCGCGTGTACGGTGAGGACGAGATACGGGCGCTTTCCGGGCTGGTGCTCGATCACATGAAGACCGCGGGAAGGGCCGTCTACCTTATAGCCGATGAGCCGTACCGCGAGATCGTGTACGACGGTGTAAAGGTCCCGCCGCTCATGGCGCACTGCAGTCAGGCGATTGTGGTGAGCTCATACTCGAAGACGCTTTCGATCCCCGGCGAGCGTATCGGCTATATCGCCGTGCACCCCGGTATCGCCGACGCGGAATCGCTCCTGAACGGACTCGTGTTCTGCACGCGGATACTCGGGTACGTGAACGCGCCGGCGCTCATGCAGCGCGCGGTCGCGCGGCTCACCGGCGTTTCCGTGGACGTGGAAACCTACAAGAAGCGCCGCGATCTCCTGGTGGGCGGGCTCAAATCGGCCGGGTACGCGTACGCCAGGCCCGACGGCGCGTTCTATATTTTCGCGAAATCGCCCATAGCGGACGACGTGGAGTTCGTGAGGCATTTGCAGAAATCGAACGTGCTGGTGGTGCCGGGGGTGGGATTCGGGGGTCCCGGATATTTCCGTATCGCATACTGTGTCGCGGAGGACGTAATCCGGCGCGCCCTTCCCAAATTCCGGGAGGCGATGGATACCATTAAAAAGTAG
- the lepB gene encoding signal peptidase I has product MYPHFPVLLNHEARRPEASISRDRSNAMSPREDSPIFLYPRLARAVFALAGLLLGFLVARAFVIPCRVSDDLMLPGLEQGRLVYVLKHVTPREGDIVLVESPAEPGKTLLRRVIAGEGAVIEVRNKVFYNNGEKMTFTWETLSTDNRVFPMSFSGRDNMAAVKLDRKAWFLLCDNLDREFDSRTLGPVEAGRIIGRVIYR; this is encoded by the coding sequence ATGTACCCGCACTTCCCCGTATTGTTGAATCATGAGGCCCGGCGCCCGGAGGCCTCCATTTCCCGCGACAGGAGCAACGCGATGAGCCCCAGAGAGGATTCCCCGATATTTTTATACCCCAGGCTGGCGCGTGCCGTCTTCGCTCTAGCGGGGCTCCTCCTGGGTTTCCTGGTGGCGCGCGCCTTTGTCATTCCCTGCCGGGTGAGCGATGACCTCATGCTGCCCGGCCTTGAACAAGGGCGCCTGGTCTACGTGCTCAAGCATGTCACGCCGCGCGAGGGCGATATCGTCCTCGTTGAAAGCCCCGCGGAGCCCGGCAAAACGCTCCTCAGGCGGGTTATCGCGGGCGAGGGCGCCGTAATTGAGGTCAGGAACAAGGTCTTCTATAACAACGGCGAAAAAATGACCTTTACCTGGGAAACCCTTTCGACCGATAATAGGGTATTCCCGATGAGCTTCTCCGGCCGCGACAACATGGCCGCCGTGAAGCTCGACCGGAAGGCCTGGTTCCTGCTTTGCGACAACCTGGACCGGGAATTCGACAGCAGGACGCTCGGCCCGGTGGAAGCGGGCAGGATAATCGGGCGAGTGATATACAGATAG